ACATTTTATTTTAAATCTATTTATTTTAATGTATAATTATATAATAAATTTTAAAAGTGAGGTGTCAATTATGAGAAGTTTTGGTTCAATCGTTACCTCTACGATCTGTTCAATCATTCTTGTTATATGGAATATCTTAACCTTCTATAATAAGTATACAACTGGCAGCAAATATGCATGGATTAGTGGTATTCTAGCTGTTCTTTTCCTTGCGTTCCTTATTAACAACGCGAAAGATATTATTAAGAAAAATTACATAACTTCAATGAATCAGTAGTGAATCCCATTATATGTGGAAAACAATTAGCAAATATTAATACCGTTTATTGGTTAACATTAATTTGCACACTAATAATGATCCTTTCCTTTATAGAAATTAGAAAGAAACTTAAACATAAGGATTATAGAACAACATAATAAAAACCGATTCCTTTGAAAAACAACACGTATTTTACCGAAATGCTGGAGATAAAAAGGAGTCCATCACCTACTGTATATAGATGATGGACTCCTTTTTCTTATGAAGTAAACGTTTTCATTGGCTTCTTCTGCACAAGAGGTCATTTTCATCATTCACTCACCTTGTTCAAATGGAAAGAAGACTTTTTAATTGTTCCTTTTTTCACAACATATAAACCGATAAATATAACAAGGCCACCTATTAGCTGCATGATCGTTATTCTCTCTCCGATGGTCATCGCTGCAAAAATAACCGCAAACAACGGAACAAGATACATATAAACCATTACTTTTGTAGAACCAATTTGACTAATGCCAACGTACCACATTGCAAGACCGAAAATGGTCGCAAATACAATTGAATATGTTAATGATCCCCAGCTTAATAGATCTGCCGGCCATGTTAATGCACTTGCATGGAATAAACAATATATAACGAGTGGTACAATTCCAATTAATGTAGACCAAGAAGTTACTCGCATCGCTGAATACTTTGTAATAAGTGGTTGCGCAAGGATTGGATACCATCCCCATGCAATGGCAGCGACTAGTCCGATTCCATTTCCAAGCCAAGCATACTCATATGTAGATTGACTCGTATGTCCAGTTAATAATACGAGCGCTGCCCCGCCAAACGATAGTACCGAACCAACTTGGATTTTCATTGAAAAGCGTTCTTGTTTGTGTAATACTGCTAAAATCCCTGTAAAAATTGGTGACATTGCGATTAATAATGATGCATTTGTTGCTGAAGTGTATTTGACAGATAACATAAATAACGTTTGATATAACGTTGTTCCAACAATTCCAACGACTACTAATCTAAGCCAGTCTTTTCTTTCAATACGTAACGAGCGCTCCAACATAAATGTAATAACTAATAATACTGGAGAAGCTACTAAAAACCGTAAACTGTTAAATTGAATGGATGACATATATGCCACTCCATATTTTCCAATTGTATAGTTCGCTCCCCATACTAAAGCAACTGATATGAGGAGCCATTCCATTTGCCATCGCTTCATCTTAATCTCCCCTTCCACTACTAGCATAGTAAAATTGGCTGGACACTACACCATCCAATTGGCTGTTTTTTCACCCAACCAATTTGTTATAATGACGATAGATGAGAAATAAGGGGACGAT
The window above is part of the Bacillus cytotoxicus NVH 391-98 genome. Proteins encoded here:
- a CDS encoding DMT family transporter translates to MKRWQMEWLLISVALVWGANYTIGKYGVAYMSSIQFNSLRFLVASPVLLVITFMLERSLRIERKDWLRLVVVGIVGTTLYQTLFMLSVKYTSATNASLLIAMSPIFTGILAVLHKQERFSMKIQVGSVLSFGGAALVLLTGHTSQSTYEYAWLGNGIGLVAAIAWGWYPILAQPLITKYSAMRVTSWSTLIGIVPLVIYCLFHASALTWPADLLSWGSLTYSIVFATIFGLAMWYVGISQIGSTKVMVYMYLVPLFAVIFAAMTIGERITIMQLIGGLVIFIGLYVVKKGTIKKSSFHLNKVSE